In the Sus scrofa isolate TJ Tabasco breed Duroc chromosome 7, Sscrofa11.1, whole genome shotgun sequence genome, one interval contains:
- the SFTA2 gene encoding surfactant-associated protein 2: MATGLPLVLLLTLLGSSQGTGPGMTLRLKLKETFLADSSYDSSFLELLEKLCLLLHLPSGTNVTLHQAGSLHHVTCRV; the protein is encoded by the exons ATGGCAACTGGGCTGCCCCTCGTCCTCCTCCTGACCCTCCTCGGCAGCTCACAGGGAACAG GGCCGGGAATGACTTTGCGACTGAAGCTGAAGGAAACCTTTCTAGCAGATTCTTCCTATGACTCCAGCTTCTTGGAACTGCTTGAGAAG ctctgcctcctcctccaccttccatCAGGGACCAACGTCACCCTTCATCAGGCAGGATCCCTACACCACGTCACCTGCCGAGTCTGA